Proteins encoded in a region of the Ptychodera flava strain L36383 chromosome 4, AS_Pfla_20210202, whole genome shotgun sequence genome:
- the LOC139131584 gene encoding dual serine/threonine and tyrosine protein kinase-like, whose translation MEDKLAEAVKEHRANLENVGIILRGTRDLEAEVSTLLGRGASSNLVTKSEQISIERVLDQKIIIAVFGERNSGKSSLINELLCQTIVPVSSLPCTCRGIRIKYSKEPYICLLNSDGTEKDGTRKELEGQGSKDARRRDSKEVQSFVKLKEEQRQDETLISEAVEIGLNDPILSNGLEFVDSPGKNENAKLNKVVEQIARDRKIAVLIYVIDGRSGVRIEDCASINQFRESCPGTAQLYVCSKIDDDKRAAEMDRADSDDESDSGEDLDKLAKVREGLEANGLLDRRSQSTKLHGLALKDIKKAREKGSRTGYFDDFLKFRENLSKTLELHLHSALSGAIGTLMRCHSRLFYYFSQKQKNIDKENEEMTRMLSSAQKSENALFEELTGLVQEKKDEIRSIVDKVVEDVERGVEEEIKYFSLSRRAKAHDLLLDQCKAINLSNSVLKDEKFLLMHACCQTMRSSIINYVISRLEMDIGFLLEDYVAPTIWPKVIDTMEALENPTLKRNMESVYQFVGYESDYKEDTKKSLIALMYSLVTAVRDDLNSQLQETYNLQTIVDVASKLHKDGAEPQTHRVADILTGMLDANRLTDSIIRACRKKMLENHNRFEKSIENIKHFKDEVCLNTNIELTASTIKIVSSLAQLEIRNHALKFKIIRGSLQRGRELSQGQHCIIYQYKKGWGFMEKNKYAIRSVIFTDKTAWQQSFTALYYAYNCTRCPNLLRIYGWLLPEPNVLEIVVDKAKERLNKVGQTLAPTVKLSVALDVAKGLDNIHSSGFIFNNMEPSKVLIMEDGRAVINTCKGNYQILRGNSAELDIHQFGKLLLWMYGGSLAENKRAKSMPKWSRPAGFSDDRLWKLTERCLSRPMTLTMRGIVQELKSRQQVATQS comes from the exons ATGGAGGACAAGTTGGCAGAGGCGGTGAAGGAACACAGGGCGAACCTTGAAAATGTTGGAATTATACTTCGAGGCACCCGAGACCTGGAGGCAGAAGTGTCGACACTATTGGGTAGAGGCGCGTCGTCAAATTTGGTGACAAAGAGCGAACAAATTTCGATTGAACGTGTGCTGGACCAGAAAATAATCATTGCTGTGTTCGGAGAGAGAAATTCCGGAAAGagttcattgataaatgaacTACTGTGTCAGACCATTGTTCCGGTTTCCTCTCTACCTTGCACCTGTAGGGGAATCcgtataaaatattcaaaagagCCGTATATATGCCTTCTCAACAGCGACGGAACCGAAAAAGATGGAACGAGAAAAGAACTGGAAGGACAAGGCAGTAAGGATGCGCGGCGACGTGACAGCAAAGAAGTTCAGAGCTTTGTCAAATTGAAGGAAGAACAGAGGCAGGACGAGACCCTCATCAGCGAGGCAGTGGAAATTGGTTTGAACGACCCAATTTTAAGCAATGGACTTGAATTTGTCGATTCTCCGGGGAAGAACGAGAACGCTAAACTCAACAAGGTTGTGGAGCAAATAGCGAGAGACAGGAAGATAGCAGTTTTGATATACGTTATAGACGGCAGATCGGGAGTACGTATAGAG GATTGCGCTAGTATCAACCAGTTTAGAGAGAGCTGTCCTGGTACGGCGCAACTCTACGTTTGCAGTAAAATCGATGACGACAAACGAGCGGCGGAAATGGATCGGGCCGACTCCGACGATGAGAGTGATTCCGGCGAGGACCTCGATAAACTCGCAAAAGTTCGGGAGGGGCTCGAAGCAAACGGCCTCTTGGACAGGCGATCACAATCAACAAAGTTGCACGGTCTTgcattgaaagatattaagaAGGCCCGTGAAAAAGGTTCAAGGACTGGGTATTTTGACGATTTTCTGAAATTCAGGGAAAACCTGTCAAAAACCTTGGAACTACATCTCCATTCGGCCTTGTCCGGTGCTATAGGAACACTTATGAGGTGTCACAGCAGACTTTTCTACTACTTCTCTCAGAAACAGAAGAACATCGACAAAGAAAACGAAGAGATGACACGGATGCTGTCCTCTGCTCAAAAGTCTGAGAATGCCCTTTTTGAAGAGCTTACGGGGCTAGTTCAGGAGAAAAAAGACGAAATCCGCAGTATTGTCGACAAGGTTGTTGAAGATGTGGAACGAGGTGTGGAGGAGGAAATCAAGTACTTCTCTTTGTCGAGAAGAGCAAAAGCTCACGACCTTCTTCTTGATCAGTGTAAGGCCATTAACCTATCGAATAGTGTGCTTAAAGACGAAAAGTTCCTCCTTATGCATGCTTGTTGTCAGACAATGCGCAGCTCCATCATCAACTATGTTATCAGTCGTCTCGAGATGGACATCGGATTTTTGTTGGAAGACTACGTGGCACCCACAATATGGCCAAAGGTGATTGACACCATGGAGGCGTTGGAGAACCCCACACTGAAACGAAACATGGAATCGGTCTACCAGTTTGTTGGCTACGAATCCGATTACAAGGAAGACACCAAGAAGTCGTTGATTGCTTTGATGTATTCCTTGGTGACAGCTGTGAGGGACGATTTGAACAGCCAGCTCCAAGAAACGTACAACTTGCAAACAATTGTCGATGTAGCTTCCAAACTGCACAAGGATGGGGCCGAGCCGCAAACGCACCGTGTAGCTGACATTTTGACGGGCATGCTGGATGCgaacagactgacagacagtaTCATCAGAGCATGCAGGAAGAAAATGCTCGAGAACCACAATCGCTTCGAGAAATCCATCGAGAACATCAAACATTTCAAAGATGAGGTGTGCTTGAACACAAATATCGAGCTCACGGCGTCAACGATAAAGATCGTCTCCAGCCTGGCCCAGCTCGAAATCCGGAACCAcgctttgaaattcaagatcatCAGAGGGTCGTTACAAAGAGGACGCGAGCTCAGCCAGGGCCAACACTGCATCATTTACCAGTACAAGAAAGGATGGGGttttatggagaaaaacaaatatgcaaTTCGATCAGTCATTTTCACCGACAAGACTGCTTGGCAACAGTCATTCACGGCGCTTTACTACGCATA CAACTGTACGCGTTGTCCCAATCTCCTCCGGATATATGGGTGGTTGCTACCAGAACCAAATGTTTTGGAAATTGTTGTTGACAAGGCCAAAGAAAGACTGAATAAAGTTGGACAGACACTAGCACCTACTGTCAAACTCTCCGTAGCTCTTGACGTTGCAAAGGGCTTGGATAATATCCATTCCAGTGGATTTATCTTCAACAACATGGAACCATCGAAAGTCCTG ATAATGGAAGACGGCAGAGCTGTGATAAATACGTGTAAAGGCAATTATCAGATTCTTCGGGGGAACTCTGCAGAGCTCGACATCCACCAGTTCGGAAAGCTGCTGTTATGGATGTATGGAGGGAGCCTGGCGGAGAACAAAAGGGCGAAGTCTATGCCGAAGTGGAGCAGGCCGGCTGGTTTCAGCGACGACAGGCTTTGGAAACTGACTGAAAGATGTCTCAGCCGACCGATGACACTGACCATGCGCGGCATCGTACAGGAGCTCAAGAGCCGTCAGCAGGTAGCGACGCAGTCTTGA